Within the Streptomyces sp. R41 genome, the region CCGCGCAGATCGAGGAGCCCGTCAAGGAGCTCGGAATCGGTGAAGTGACCGTCGTCCGGGCCGAGTAGGACAGCGCGACTCCCTGAAGACCCAGGTGACTGAAGAGTCACCTGGGTCTCCTTTTGCCCGAACTTCGGCCTACTTCCCGGGCTTCGTCCCCAAGGTGTCCGTATTGATAGGGAGGTTGCCTGTCTGCCCTGTGGCATGCGCTACAAAGGCCGTGATCCGTTTGTTGTTTGAAAGATGCCCCGTTTAGCGTCGGTCGGGCTGTTCGTCAGGCAGTGCGCCGCGCCCGCGGCACCGGACAGCCATCGCCGAGTCCCCGTACGGCGCGAGCCAGGGGAGCCGGGGACCCACACGCAGTCCCTGGGGTGAATCGGACGCCCTCCCAGGAGGGAGTCCGTAGGAGACCTTCCTGCTCCGAACCCGTCAGCTAACCCGGTAGGCGAGAAGGAAGGAAAGGATCAGCCCCTACATGGCGTTCACCTGTGGCACAGGGAAGCACCGTCGTCCGAGCCGCGTGAAGCGCACGACCACGAACGCCGTCGGCGTCGCAGCGCTCGCCACCACCGGTGTCATCGGAACCCTGGCCGCCCCGGCACTCGCCGCGGACACCTCCGCCGAGCAGACCGGGCTGACCCCGATCATCACCATCGGCGACACCCTCGCCGAGAAGATCGACGCGCAGGCCGTCGCCCAGCAGCACGCCGCCGACGAGGCCGCCGCGCAGAAGAAGGCCGAGGAAGCCGCCCGCAAGGAGGCCGCGAAGAGGGCCAAGGAGGCGCGCGAGGCCAAGGAGCGCGCCGCCCGCGCAGCCGAGCGCAAGCGTCTCAACACCTTCGTCCTGCCGATCACCGGCTCGTACATCTCCACCGGCTACAAGGCCGGTGGCAGCCTCTGGTCCTCCGGCAGCCACACCGGCGTCGACTTCCACGCCGCGTCCGGCACCTCGGTGCACGCCGTCGGCTCCGGCACGGTCGTCACGGCCGGCTGGGGCGGCGCCTACGGCAACCAGGTCGTCATCAAGATGCACGACGGTACGTACACGATGTACGGGCACCTGTCGTCCATCGGCGTCTCCGTGGGCCAGACGGTGACTCCGGGC harbors:
- a CDS encoding M23 family metallopeptidase, which codes for MAFTCGTGKHRRPSRVKRTTTNAVGVAALATTGVIGTLAAPALAADTSAEQTGLTPIITIGDTLAEKIDAQAVAQQHAADEAAAQKKAEEAARKEAAKRAKEAREAKERAARAAERKRLNTFVLPITGSYISTGYKAGGSLWSSGSHTGVDFHAASGTSVHAVGSGTVVTAGWGGAYGNQVVIKMHDGTYTMYGHLSSIGVSVGQTVTPGQQIALSGSTGNTTGPHLHFEARTTAEYGSDIDPVAYLRSHGVNV